In Drosophila willistoni isolate 14030-0811.24 chromosome XR unlocalized genomic scaffold, UCI_dwil_1.1 Seg144, whole genome shotgun sequence, one DNA window encodes the following:
- the LOC6639327 gene encoding speract receptor isoform X2, with protein MLRTLFAAGRTAAAASSQRYSRLLLLLLQLCLQLNSPTHGEVFTLGYLTGSQRRPGNLDYQRPGITISGAISLAVDQVNAGKLHKLGHSLEFVVAETFGDEVASIRQTAALWTQQVSVYIGPQETCVHEGRMAAAFNLPMISYYCTHRDPSNKADFPTFARTRPPDTQISKSVVALLLAFNWTQVSFLYLDDVSSQYQPVAETILNTLTFAGVTIRDIRTWNTIYHHGFMANPFDLLVEQTYVNTRIYLILGHYYEHVGLMVSLQRRGLLTNGDYFVVGIDIEQYEPAKPEKYLRGLLLEKVEPLAVQAFQSYLGIVPTAPVSFATFANEVNKYMERPPFNFPNPLGLFGGAKQISAEAAYLYDAVHLYANALIEVLESGGRPKNGSAIVSAIKGSRYLSAMGYHVYIDENGDAAGNYTVLARGKVRNSRNQTVMGLLPVGTFSHKGSSNISESLPDLNLYSPIEWVSGQRPAAEPRCGFGGEKCVNYTGEISAGIAGGALLLLGLVSLVLYRNWRYEQELDSLLWKIDFREVQMHENEREQQSQKQTRYFLNQMPRRLPSQSTHPLIRTSQVSLSSNPDADFRYTTIFTPIGLYKGQLYAIKKVRKKSVDITREMKKELKLLRDARHDNICAFIGACTDPPNICIISEYCTRGSLKDILENEDVKLDNMFIASMVADIIRGVIYLHESPIRFHGSLCTSNCLVDSRWVVKLTDFGLFAFKQGIEDSSTDMQHMSAKCLKLLYRAPELLRQGPSSLVMGTQRGDAYSFAIILYEMHVRRGPFGETGLTPMQCLQKVLTPQDPLHPYRPSLQPLETAFDCVSECLRECWVERSEDRPDFKTIRAKLRPLRKGMRPNIFDNMMAMMEKYANNLEALVDDRTDQLQEEKKKTDALLHEMLPRCVADQLKKGHKVDPEHYEQVSIYFSDIVGFTAMSAESSPLQVVDFLNDLYTCFDSIIGHYDVYKVETIGDAYMVVSGLPLRNGDLHAAEIATMSLHLLSAVSEFKIRHRPTNRLLLRIGIHTGPVCAGVVGLKMPRYCLFGDTVNTASRMESSGVPLKIHCSWQCRQLLERLGGYHCQERGIISMKGKGEQRTYWLLGEDEEARVRRTYERSQRRGSRALNKFIQGTIKQQETTTSEYGIRSSLKQKTLPRNSLTRSSSLESPKKLRFAAGSLLEHHRYHSDEALLEVDSYTGLRRSSGGSNHSRYEETTLSCQSIEILGTLPAKRRPSSYPTANTPLLMNHMEV; from the exons ATGTTGAGAACCTTATTCGCTGCTGGTcgtactgctgctgctgcttcaaGTCAACGTTACTCTAGACTTTTATTACTCCTGCTCCAGTTGTGTCTTCAGCTGAATTCACCCACCCATGGCGAAGTCTTCACATTGGGCTATCTCACCGGCTCGCAACGTCGTCCAGGTAATCTGGACTATCAACGTCCAGGCATTACCATATCAGGCGCCATATCCCTAGCTGTGGATCAGGTGAACGCTGGCAAATTGCACAAATTGGGTCATTCACTGGAATTCGTGGTCGCCGAGACATTTGGTGATGAAGTGGCCAGCATACGACAGACAGCAGCTCTCTGGACACAGCAGGTGTCGGTTTATATTGGACCGCAGGAGACCTGTGTCCATGAGGGACGAATGGCAGCTGCTTTTAATCTGCCTATGATTTCCTAT TATTGTACGCATCGTGATCCATCGAATAAGGCGGATTTTCCCACCTTTGCCCGTACACGTCCGCCCGATACACAGATCTCGAAATCCGTTGTAGCTCTTCTTTTGGCCTTCAATTGGACACAAGTTAGTTTCCTCTATCTGGATGATGTTAGCAGTCAATATCAGCCAGTGGCAGAGACCATATTAAACACTCTAACATTTGCTGGGGTCACCATTAGGGATATTCGTACATGGAATACCATTTATCATCATGGCTTTATGGCGAATCCTTTTGACTTGCTGGTGGAACAAACCTATGTGAATACAAGGA TCTACCTCATTTTGGGTCACTACTATGAGCATGTGGGACTTATGGTCAGCTTACAGAGACGTGGACTTTTAACTAATGGCGATTATTTTGTCGTTGGCATTGATATTGAGCAATATGAGCCAGCCAAACCAGAGAAATATCTACGTGGCCTATTGCTAGAGAAAGTTGAACCATTAGCTGTTCAAGCTTTTCAGTCATATTTGGGTATTGTGCCCACAGCGCCAGTTTCCTTTGCCACATTTGCCAATGAG GTTAACAAATACATGGAACGACCACCATTCAATTTTCCCAATCCTCTGGGCCTTTTTGGTGGTGCCAAGCAG ATAAGCGCCGAAGCAGCCTATCTCTATGATGCTGTGCATCTCTATGCCAATGCCCTAATAGAGGTCCTAGAGTCTGGCGGTAGACCCAAAAATGGCAGCGCCATTGTGTCGGCCATCAAGGGCTCACGATATCTCAGTGCCATGGG TTATCATGTGTATATCGATGAGAATGGCGATGCAGCTGGCAACTATACAGTCTTGGCGAGGGGTAAAGTACGCAATAGCCGGAATCAGACGGTGATGGGTCTCTTACCCGTTGGTACATTCAGTCACAAAGGCTCCAGCAATATAAGCGAATCGCTGCCT GATCTCAATTTGTATAGTCCCATAGAGTGGGTGAGTGGCCAACGTCCGGCAGCTGAACCGCGATGTGGTTTCGGTGGCGAGAAGTGTGTCA ACTACACTGGCGAAATCTCTGCAGGAATAGCGGGTGGAGCTCTTCTGCTGTTGGGTTTGGTTTCGTTGGTCTTATATCGCAACTGGCGCTACGAACAGGAGCTGGACAGTCTCCTCTGGAAGATAGACTTTCGCGAGGTGCAGATGCACGAGAACGAACGGGAGCAACAGAGTCAGAAGCAGACGCGT TATTTCTTAAATCAAATGCCGCGTCGTCTTCCTTCGCAGTCCACTCATCCGCTGATACGGACCAGTCAGGTTAGCTTAAGTTCCAATCCGGATGCCGATTTTCGTTATACAACCATATTCACACCGATCGGCCTATACAAGGGACAGCTCTATGCTATTAAGAAAGTGCGAAAGAAGAGTGTGGATATCACACGCGAAATGAAAAAGGAACTCAAGTTG CTTCGAGATGCTCGTCATGATAATATTTGCGCATTTATCGGAGCCTGCACAGATCCACCCAATATTTGCATTATCAGTGAATATTGCACTCGTGGCAGTCTTAAG GACATACTGGAGAATGAAGACGTCAAGCTGGACAATATGTTCATTGCCTCCATGGTGGCGGACATTATACGC GGCGTCATCTATTTGCACGAATCGCCCATTCGCTTCCATGGCTCGCTGTGCACATCCAATTGCCTGGTGGACTCACGTTGGGTGGTCAAGCTAACAGACTTCGGGCTATTTGCGTTCAAACAGGGCATTGAGGATAGTTCCACGGACATGCAGCACATGTCGGCCAAGTGTTTGA AGTTATTATACCGAGCACCGGAACTCCTCAGGCAGGGTCCATCTTCCCTAGTCATGGGCACTCAGCGTGGTGATGCCTATTCCTTTGCCATTATACTGTACGAGATGCATGTGCGTCGTGGACCCTTCGGCGAGACGGGTCTGACGCCCATGCAGTGTCTGCAAAAGGTGCTCACGCCGCAGGATCCACTGCATCCGTATAGGCCATCGCTGCAGCCGCTGGAGACGGCATTCGATTGTGTCAGCGAGTGCTTGAGAGAATGCTGGGTAGAGAGATCCGAAGATCGTCCCGATTTCAAAACAATTAGGGCCAAGCTACGTCCTCTCAGGAAGGGCATGAGACCAAATATCTTTGACAATATGATGGCCATGATGGAGAAGTATGCCAATAATCTGGAGGCGCTTGTTGACGATCGCACGGACCAGTTGCAggaggagaagaagaagactGACGCCCTATTGCACGAAATGCTGCCACGTTGTGTGGCCGATCAATTGAAAAAGGGCCACAAAGTCGATCCCGAGCACTACGAACAGGTTAGCATCTATTTCAGTGACATTGTGGGATTCACGGCCATGTCGGCGGAAAGTTCCCCCCTGCAAGTGGTGGACTTTCTCAACGATCTCTACACCTGCTTCGATTCGATCATTGGCCACTACGATGTCTACAAAGTGGAGACCATTGGCGATGCCTACATGGTGGTCTCTGGCCTGCCCCTTCGGAATGGTGATCTTCACGCTGCCGAGATAGCAACCATGTCCTTGCATTTACTCAGCGCCGTCTCCGAGTTTAAAATCCGTCACAGGCCCACCAATCGTTTGCTCCTTCGCATTGGCATCCACACGGGCCCCGTCTGCGCTGGTGTTGTGGGTCTCAAAATGCCACGTTACTGTCTCTTTGGCGACACTGTGAACACCGCCTCGCGCATGGAGTCGAGCGGTGTGCCCCTGAAAATCCATTGCAGCTGGCAGTGTCGTCAACTGCTGGAACGTCTTGGAGGCTATCATTGCCAGGAACGTGGCATTATCTCCATGAAAGGCAAGGGCGAGCAACGTACCTACTGGCTGCTGGGTGAAGATGAAGAGGCTCGAGTTCGCCGTACCTATGAACGTTCCCAGCGCCGGGGCTCGCGAGCTCTCAATAAATTCATTCAGGGCACCATCAAGCAACAGGAGACAACCACCAGCGAGTACGGGATACGCTCATCATTGAAGCAAAAGACCTTGCCACGCAATTCCCTGACACGCTCCTCGAGTCTCGAATCGCCAAAGAAATTGCGCTTTGCCGCCGGCAGTCTACTCGAACATCATCGCTATCATAG TGATGAGGCACTCCTCGAAGTGGATTCCTATACGGGATTGCGTCGCTCATCGGGTGGATCGAATCACTCACGCTATGAGGAGACGACATTATCCTGCCAAAGTATTGAAATACTTGGAACTCTGCCAGCCAAAAGGCGTCCATCTTCCTATCCCACTGCCAATACGCCGCTATTAATGAATCACATGGAGGTCTAA
- the LOC6639327 gene encoding speract receptor isoform X1 — MLRTLFAAGRTAAAASSQRYSRLLLLLLQLCLQLNSPTHGEVFTLGYLTGSQRRPGNLDYQRPGITISGAISLAVDQVNAGKLHKLGHSLEFVVAETFGDEVASIRQTAALWTQQVSVYIGPQETCVHEGRMAAAFNLPMISYYCTHRDPSNKADFPTFARTRPPDTQISKSVVALLLAFNWTQVSFLYLDDVSSQYQPVAETILNTLTFAGVTIRDIRTWNTIYHHGFMANPFDLLVEQTYVNTRIYLILGHYYEHVGLMVSLQRRGLLTNGDYFVVGIDIEQYEPAKPEKYLRGLLLEKVEPLAVQAFQSYLGIVPTAPVSFATFANEVNKYMERPPFNFPNPLGLFGGAKQISAEAAYLYDAVHLYANALIEVLESGGRPKNGSAIVSAIKGSRYLSAMGYHVYIDENGDAAGNYTVLARGKVRNSRNQTVMGLLPVGTFSHKGSSNISESLPDLNLYSPIEWVSGQRPAAEPRCGFGGEKCVNYTGEISAGIAGGALLLLGLVSLVLYRNWRYEQELDSLLWKIDFREVQMHENEREQQSQKQTRSTHPLIRTSQVSLSSNPDADFRYTTIFTPIGLYKGQLYAIKKVRKKSVDITREMKKELKLLRDARHDNICAFIGACTDPPNICIISEYCTRGSLKDILENEDVKLDNMFIASMVADIIRGVIYLHESPIRFHGSLCTSNCLVDSRWVVKLTDFGLFAFKQGIEDSSTDMQHMSAKCLKLLYRAPELLRQGPSSLVMGTQRGDAYSFAIILYEMHVRRGPFGETGLTPMQCLQKVLTPQDPLHPYRPSLQPLETAFDCVSECLRECWVERSEDRPDFKTIRAKLRPLRKGMRPNIFDNMMAMMEKYANNLEALVDDRTDQLQEEKKKTDALLHEMLPRCVADQLKKGHKVDPEHYEQVSIYFSDIVGFTAMSAESSPLQVVDFLNDLYTCFDSIIGHYDVYKVETIGDAYMVVSGLPLRNGDLHAAEIATMSLHLLSAVSEFKIRHRPTNRLLLRIGIHTGPVCAGVVGLKMPRYCLFGDTVNTASRMESSGVPLKIHCSWQCRQLLERLGGYHCQERGIISMKGKGEQRTYWLLGEDEEARVRRTYERSQRRGSRALNKFIQGTIKQQETTTSEYGIRSSLKQKTLPRNSLTRSSSLESPKKLRFAAGSLLEHHRYHSDEALLEVDSYTGLRRSSGGSNHSRYEETTLSCQSIEILGTLPAKRRPSSYPTANTPLLMNHMEV; from the exons ATGTTGAGAACCTTATTCGCTGCTGGTcgtactgctgctgctgcttcaaGTCAACGTTACTCTAGACTTTTATTACTCCTGCTCCAGTTGTGTCTTCAGCTGAATTCACCCACCCATGGCGAAGTCTTCACATTGGGCTATCTCACCGGCTCGCAACGTCGTCCAGGTAATCTGGACTATCAACGTCCAGGCATTACCATATCAGGCGCCATATCCCTAGCTGTGGATCAGGTGAACGCTGGCAAATTGCACAAATTGGGTCATTCACTGGAATTCGTGGTCGCCGAGACATTTGGTGATGAAGTGGCCAGCATACGACAGACAGCAGCTCTCTGGACACAGCAGGTGTCGGTTTATATTGGACCGCAGGAGACCTGTGTCCATGAGGGACGAATGGCAGCTGCTTTTAATCTGCCTATGATTTCCTAT TATTGTACGCATCGTGATCCATCGAATAAGGCGGATTTTCCCACCTTTGCCCGTACACGTCCGCCCGATACACAGATCTCGAAATCCGTTGTAGCTCTTCTTTTGGCCTTCAATTGGACACAAGTTAGTTTCCTCTATCTGGATGATGTTAGCAGTCAATATCAGCCAGTGGCAGAGACCATATTAAACACTCTAACATTTGCTGGGGTCACCATTAGGGATATTCGTACATGGAATACCATTTATCATCATGGCTTTATGGCGAATCCTTTTGACTTGCTGGTGGAACAAACCTATGTGAATACAAGGA TCTACCTCATTTTGGGTCACTACTATGAGCATGTGGGACTTATGGTCAGCTTACAGAGACGTGGACTTTTAACTAATGGCGATTATTTTGTCGTTGGCATTGATATTGAGCAATATGAGCCAGCCAAACCAGAGAAATATCTACGTGGCCTATTGCTAGAGAAAGTTGAACCATTAGCTGTTCAAGCTTTTCAGTCATATTTGGGTATTGTGCCCACAGCGCCAGTTTCCTTTGCCACATTTGCCAATGAG GTTAACAAATACATGGAACGACCACCATTCAATTTTCCCAATCCTCTGGGCCTTTTTGGTGGTGCCAAGCAG ATAAGCGCCGAAGCAGCCTATCTCTATGATGCTGTGCATCTCTATGCCAATGCCCTAATAGAGGTCCTAGAGTCTGGCGGTAGACCCAAAAATGGCAGCGCCATTGTGTCGGCCATCAAGGGCTCACGATATCTCAGTGCCATGGG TTATCATGTGTATATCGATGAGAATGGCGATGCAGCTGGCAACTATACAGTCTTGGCGAGGGGTAAAGTACGCAATAGCCGGAATCAGACGGTGATGGGTCTCTTACCCGTTGGTACATTCAGTCACAAAGGCTCCAGCAATATAAGCGAATCGCTGCCT GATCTCAATTTGTATAGTCCCATAGAGTGGGTGAGTGGCCAACGTCCGGCAGCTGAACCGCGATGTGGTTTCGGTGGCGAGAAGTGTGTCA ACTACACTGGCGAAATCTCTGCAGGAATAGCGGGTGGAGCTCTTCTGCTGTTGGGTTTGGTTTCGTTGGTCTTATATCGCAACTGGCGCTACGAACAGGAGCTGGACAGTCTCCTCTGGAAGATAGACTTTCGCGAGGTGCAGATGCACGAGAACGAACGGGAGCAACAGAGTCAGAAGCAGACGCGT TCCACTCATCCGCTGATACGGACCAGTCAGGTTAGCTTAAGTTCCAATCCGGATGCCGATTTTCGTTATACAACCATATTCACACCGATCGGCCTATACAAGGGACAGCTCTATGCTATTAAGAAAGTGCGAAAGAAGAGTGTGGATATCACACGCGAAATGAAAAAGGAACTCAAGTTG CTTCGAGATGCTCGTCATGATAATATTTGCGCATTTATCGGAGCCTGCACAGATCCACCCAATATTTGCATTATCAGTGAATATTGCACTCGTGGCAGTCTTAAG GACATACTGGAGAATGAAGACGTCAAGCTGGACAATATGTTCATTGCCTCCATGGTGGCGGACATTATACGC GGCGTCATCTATTTGCACGAATCGCCCATTCGCTTCCATGGCTCGCTGTGCACATCCAATTGCCTGGTGGACTCACGTTGGGTGGTCAAGCTAACAGACTTCGGGCTATTTGCGTTCAAACAGGGCATTGAGGATAGTTCCACGGACATGCAGCACATGTCGGCCAAGTGTTTGA AGTTATTATACCGAGCACCGGAACTCCTCAGGCAGGGTCCATCTTCCCTAGTCATGGGCACTCAGCGTGGTGATGCCTATTCCTTTGCCATTATACTGTACGAGATGCATGTGCGTCGTGGACCCTTCGGCGAGACGGGTCTGACGCCCATGCAGTGTCTGCAAAAGGTGCTCACGCCGCAGGATCCACTGCATCCGTATAGGCCATCGCTGCAGCCGCTGGAGACGGCATTCGATTGTGTCAGCGAGTGCTTGAGAGAATGCTGGGTAGAGAGATCCGAAGATCGTCCCGATTTCAAAACAATTAGGGCCAAGCTACGTCCTCTCAGGAAGGGCATGAGACCAAATATCTTTGACAATATGATGGCCATGATGGAGAAGTATGCCAATAATCTGGAGGCGCTTGTTGACGATCGCACGGACCAGTTGCAggaggagaagaagaagactGACGCCCTATTGCACGAAATGCTGCCACGTTGTGTGGCCGATCAATTGAAAAAGGGCCACAAAGTCGATCCCGAGCACTACGAACAGGTTAGCATCTATTTCAGTGACATTGTGGGATTCACGGCCATGTCGGCGGAAAGTTCCCCCCTGCAAGTGGTGGACTTTCTCAACGATCTCTACACCTGCTTCGATTCGATCATTGGCCACTACGATGTCTACAAAGTGGAGACCATTGGCGATGCCTACATGGTGGTCTCTGGCCTGCCCCTTCGGAATGGTGATCTTCACGCTGCCGAGATAGCAACCATGTCCTTGCATTTACTCAGCGCCGTCTCCGAGTTTAAAATCCGTCACAGGCCCACCAATCGTTTGCTCCTTCGCATTGGCATCCACACGGGCCCCGTCTGCGCTGGTGTTGTGGGTCTCAAAATGCCACGTTACTGTCTCTTTGGCGACACTGTGAACACCGCCTCGCGCATGGAGTCGAGCGGTGTGCCCCTGAAAATCCATTGCAGCTGGCAGTGTCGTCAACTGCTGGAACGTCTTGGAGGCTATCATTGCCAGGAACGTGGCATTATCTCCATGAAAGGCAAGGGCGAGCAACGTACCTACTGGCTGCTGGGTGAAGATGAAGAGGCTCGAGTTCGCCGTACCTATGAACGTTCCCAGCGCCGGGGCTCGCGAGCTCTCAATAAATTCATTCAGGGCACCATCAAGCAACAGGAGACAACCACCAGCGAGTACGGGATACGCTCATCATTGAAGCAAAAGACCTTGCCACGCAATTCCCTGACACGCTCCTCGAGTCTCGAATCGCCAAAGAAATTGCGCTTTGCCGCCGGCAGTCTACTCGAACATCATCGCTATCATAG TGATGAGGCACTCCTCGAAGTGGATTCCTATACGGGATTGCGTCGCTCATCGGGTGGATCGAATCACTCACGCTATGAGGAGACGACATTATCCTGCCAAAGTATTGAAATACTTGGAACTCTGCCAGCCAAAAGGCGTCCATCTTCCTATCCCACTGCCAATACGCCGCTATTAATGAATCACATGGAGGTCTAA